Proteins co-encoded in one Treponema sp. J25 genomic window:
- a CDS encoding 1,4-alpha-glucan branching protein domain-containing protein, with amino-acid sequence MGTTPTISLILNGHIPFIKEDADPQAPQKYWLYNLLYETLIPLLQTFDRLEGDRIPFKLGIVFSPLLIQQLQDPALVDSFIQFLDAKIELGEREVNRTRNIPWMNYLAHLYYDRAIEYRVLFTERYEKNVIRAFDIYQKKGKVEILATAATYAFLPFYTSYPEAIKAQIEVALKTYREAFGRFPEGFWLPEAGWNPELDEILRSYGFSYTVVDTHGLLQGHPIPQEGTFQPVRTPAGLKVLARNLALSRAVWDAHEGYPAHACYREYYWDIGYELPREDMKAFVASDGSRQQTGYKYWAVTGGEGEKQPYIPQDAHGQLQKDVEAFVELCESHLDTYRRLREKEGCLVGAYNLDLFGHRWYEGIDFLETFFREAAQRSSFAVDTPAHVCAHFSQEKLEEVMPEFSSWGENGFGETWLNSSNDWMYPPVLKITEKMIELAERFPNDGGLKERTLNQAAREVLLAQASDWASMLHYQQAVEYARHMVESCVDNFSIIYESLGGNYISTEWLTQLEKRHAIFPDINYRIFRKKR; translated from the coding sequence ATGGGCACCACTCCAACGATTTCTTTGATTCTCAATGGGCATATCCCTTTTATAAAAGAAGATGCGGATCCGCAGGCTCCTCAAAAATATTGGCTGTATAATCTTTTATATGAGACCCTTATCCCTCTTTTACAAACCTTCGACCGATTAGAGGGAGATCGGATTCCCTTTAAGCTCGGGATAGTCTTTTCTCCCCTCTTAATTCAACAACTTCAGGATCCGGCTCTTGTAGATTCCTTTATTCAATTTCTGGATGCCAAGATTGAATTGGGTGAACGGGAAGTGAATCGTACCAGGAATATCCCCTGGATGAATTATCTTGCTCATCTTTATTACGATCGGGCTATTGAATATCGGGTGTTATTCACAGAACGGTATGAAAAAAATGTGATTCGAGCCTTTGACATATATCAAAAAAAGGGAAAAGTCGAAATTCTTGCCACCGCGGCGACCTATGCCTTTCTTCCTTTTTACACGAGTTATCCTGAGGCGATTAAGGCACAGATAGAAGTGGCCCTTAAAACGTATCGAGAGGCCTTTGGTCGTTTCCCCGAAGGCTTCTGGCTCCCTGAAGCGGGGTGGAATCCTGAACTGGATGAGATTCTTCGATCCTATGGTTTTTCGTACACCGTGGTGGATACCCACGGACTCTTACAGGGGCACCCCATACCCCAGGAAGGAACCTTCCAGCCGGTACGGACTCCTGCGGGTTTAAAGGTCCTCGCCCGGAATTTAGCCCTTTCCCGGGCAGTTTGGGATGCCCATGAGGGGTATCCAGCCCATGCCTGTTATCGGGAATATTACTGGGACATTGGCTATGAACTTCCCCGGGAGGATATGAAGGCCTTTGTTGCTTCTGATGGAAGTCGCCAGCAAACGGGTTATAAATACTGGGCCGTAACCGGTGGGGAAGGGGAAAAACAACCCTACATTCCTCAGGATGCTCATGGGCAACTACAAAAAGACGTTGAGGCCTTTGTAGAGCTTTGTGAAAGTCATCTTGATACCTACCGGCGTTTACGGGAAAAAGAGGGATGCCTGGTAGGAGCCTACAACCTGGACCTCTTTGGGCATCGCTGGTATGAAGGGATCGATTTTCTTGAAACTTTTTTCCGGGAGGCCGCTCAAAGGTCTTCCTTTGCGGTTGATACTCCTGCTCATGTGTGTGCTCATTTTTCCCAGGAAAAGCTTGAAGAAGTAATGCCCGAATTTTCTTCCTGGGGAGAAAATGGGTTTGGAGAAACCTGGCTCAATTCGTCCAATGATTGGATGTACCCCCCGGTGCTTAAGATTACCGAGAAGATGATAGAACTGGCCGAACGGTTCCCCAACGATGGTGGGCTTAAGGAGCGAACCTTAAATCAGGCGGCCCGGGAGGTGCTCCTGGCCCAGGCCTCTGACTGGGCCTCTATGCTCCATTATCAACAGGCTGTTGAGTATGCCCGTCACATGGTAGAAAGCTGTGTGGACAATTTTTCCATCATTTATGAATCCCTGGGAGGAAACTATATCAGTACCGAGTGGCTTACCCAGCTTGAAAAGCGACATGCCATTTTCCCGGACATTAATTACCGGATTTTCAGGAAAAAGCGTTAA
- a CDS encoding DUF4912 domain-containing protein, producing MIENQLSRAYLESLSTEELLAVADKIGLDIPLDLNRTFIIQEILDAHAELLNVESYDLQEESADTFERKKNKPSSAIYNSTYIDVLLRDPVWAFVFWHIREQDRRTYEASHDFNGYFLRVSSCVAGKTPEGESFNIDVDIQDGSWYICFPAPQGWFTVELFVKKGRQHILLATSRPFRIPRTVRFSPLELEQHPLGPVLLLSGIEQMRIVYAKEYSPGQYSGCN from the coding sequence ATGATTGAAAACCAGCTCAGCCGTGCATACCTGGAATCCCTTTCCACGGAAGAACTCCTGGCAGTGGCAGATAAGATTGGCCTCGATATTCCCCTGGATTTAAACCGCACTTTTATCATTCAAGAAATCCTGGATGCCCATGCGGAACTGCTTAATGTAGAATCCTACGATCTTCAGGAAGAATCGGCGGATACCTTTGAACGGAAAAAGAACAAACCCTCTTCTGCGATTTATAATAGTACGTATATTGATGTGTTATTGCGGGATCCCGTCTGGGCCTTTGTGTTTTGGCATATTCGGGAACAGGATCGACGGACCTACGAAGCCTCCCATGACTTTAATGGGTATTTCCTTCGGGTTAGTTCCTGTGTCGCCGGTAAAACCCCCGAAGGGGAATCCTTTAACATCGATGTGGATATTCAGGATGGTTCCTGGTACATTTGTTTCCCCGCACCCCAGGGATGGTTTACGGTGGAGCTTTTTGTGAAAAAGGGACGGCAACATATCCTTTTAGCCACCTCTCGTCCCTTTCGAATTCCGCGAACCGTGCGGTTCTCTCCCTTAGAACTCGAACAGCATCCCCTGGGACCGGTACTGCTTCTTTCTGGAATTGAACAGATGCGCATTGTATATGCAAAAGAATATTCCCCTGGCCAGTACAGCGGCTGTAATTAA
- a CDS encoding RluA family pseudouridine synthase: MQDIPILYEDPDCVILNKPAGLAVQGGVGIKKSLDILLEERLGYKIFLVHRLDRDTSGCILVAKNRQAAHRYQVLFTSRGLRKTYRALCSGSLHPARGTIQEPLTLRGQVKAAITRYRCVQKNDRYSYVELELQTGRMHQIRRHLALIGHPIIGDDKYGDFSLNKRLAKEYRLKHLLLHAYELEFSLFPHGRMVRVQAPLPDYFALFVQRVMEHE, translated from the coding sequence ATGCAGGATATCCCCATTCTATACGAAGATCCAGACTGTGTCATTCTTAATAAACCCGCCGGTCTTGCGGTGCAGGGCGGGGTGGGGATAAAAAAGTCCCTCGATATCCTTTTAGAAGAACGGCTGGGATACAAGATTTTCCTTGTCCATCGGCTTGATCGGGATACCTCTGGTTGTATTCTGGTGGCTAAGAACCGACAGGCTGCCCATAGGTATCAGGTGCTTTTTACCTCCCGGGGACTTCGGAAAACCTATCGGGCCCTCTGTTCTGGTTCCCTGCATCCTGCGCGGGGAACGATTCAAGAACCCCTGACCCTTCGGGGACAGGTAAAGGCGGCTATCACTCGATATCGGTGTGTACAGAAAAATGATCGCTACTCCTATGTGGAACTGGAACTCCAGACGGGGAGAATGCACCAGATCCGCCGTCACCTGGCGCTTATTGGTCATCCCATTATCGGCGATGATAAGTATGGGGATTTTTCGTTAAACAAGCGCCTTGCAAAAGAGTATCGCCTGAAGCATCTGTTACTTCATGCCTACGAACTGGAGTTTTCCCTCTTTCCTCACGGTCGAATGGTGCGAGTCCAGGCCCCCCTTCCGGATTACTTTGCTCTCTTTGTTCAGAGGGTGATGGAACATGAGTAA